A segment of the Deltaproteobacteria bacterium genome:
GAGATAGATTTCGAAGAATTCGATCCCCATGGCAGGCTCTCATGGAATGAAGGAATGTATACCTTATTGGTACATCAATCCCCTCACGAGTTCCACTACGCGTGGCAGGATCTCTCCACTCCGGCCCTGGATGAGATAGTCTGAGAATCGCCCCGTGAGAGATGTGGGCTCCACGTTGATCTCCACCAGCTTCGCGCCGGCCCGTTTGGCCGTGATCGGAATCTCAGCAGCAGGATAGACTTCCGCGGATGTCCCTATGGCAAGGACGAGATCGCACTCCCGCGCAGCTTCCAGTGCCGCCTCATAGGCACTCAAGGGAAGGGGTTCGCCGAAAAAGACAACATCGGGTTTCATGATGCTCCGGCACTCCGGGCATCTGGGGGGAAGTTTCTCCATGGAAAAGGAGGTCGCAGCTATCCGGGAGCCGCAGGAGAGACACGAAAGACTTGCCCCAGAACCGTGGATCTCGATGAC
Coding sequences within it:
- a CDS encoding NAD-dependent deacylase — encoded protein: MESGEIERAARDLLSAQKAIAFTGAGISVESGIPDFRSPTGLWSKYDPDQYATIDAFKADPGKVWEMLVEMIGLVTRAKPNPAHHGLASLETMGRLHAVVTQNIDGLHQAAGSRKVIEIHGSGASLSCLSCGSRIAATSFSMEKLPPRCPECRSIMKPDVVFFGEPLPLSAYEAALEAARECDLVLAIGTSAEVYPAAEIPITAKRAGAKLVEINVEPTSLTGRFSDYLIQGRSGEILPRVVELVRGLMYQ